The following are encoded in a window of Telmatobacter sp. DSM 110680 genomic DNA:
- a CDS encoding zf-HC2 domain-containing protein, whose amino-acid sequence MEHNEAIKQMVAERYLLGELSPEQRDAFEEHAFDCSECSLELRAGAAFIDAAKVELPKLTPASPAPSVPYSPRPDRKRINWQSWLRPAFAIPAFAALLAVVGYQNLSTIPSLRMAATQPSLLPSTAFHAGTRGAAHTQVQADRTQGAVLSIELPQDSGVATYSFTLYDPQGKQLWTRTLTAAKAGASGDGIVSLVIPGIGLTQGSYTLAIAGIDPQGTRTEIDRHALDIQFVD is encoded by the coding sequence ATGGAACATAACGAAGCTATAAAACAAATGGTGGCGGAGCGATATCTGCTTGGCGAGCTTTCACCGGAGCAGCGTGACGCCTTCGAAGAACATGCCTTCGATTGCTCGGAGTGCTCGCTGGAATTGCGTGCCGGGGCGGCTTTTATTGATGCCGCAAAAGTCGAACTGCCCAAGCTCACCCCTGCTTCCCCTGCGCCTTCAGTGCCATACTCACCCCGACCGGACCGGAAGAGAATCAATTGGCAATCGTGGCTGCGCCCCGCCTTTGCGATCCCCGCATTTGCCGCATTGCTGGCAGTCGTTGGCTATCAAAACCTGTCGACGATTCCCTCTCTCCGCATGGCCGCTACCCAACCAAGCTTGCTGCCATCAACAGCTTTTCATGCAGGGACACGGGGCGCCGCGCACACTCAAGTCCAGGCCGATCGCACGCAAGGAGCTGTACTTTCGATTGAATTGCCGCAGGATTCAGGAGTTGCGACTTACTCCTTCACTTTGTACGATCCTCAGGGAAAGCAGCTTTGGACTCGGACGCTAACTGCGGCCAAAGCCGGGGCATCTGGTGACGGGATCGTCTCCCTCGTGATTCCCGGCATCGGGCTGACGCAAGGCTCATATACACTTGCCATCGCCGGGATCGATCCACAGGGGACTCGAACGGAGATTGACAGGCACGCACTCGACATACAATTTGTCGACTAG
- a CDS encoding RNA polymerase sigma factor, with protein sequence MEFRSFDAGYIENLRAGDLATQEHFVGYFTELLHLKLRSRLQSPQAIEDVRQETFARVFSTLRRENALRQPDRFGAFVNTVCNNVLLEHYRSSSRSQSLDEEGSPEPQATGADVVSMIASTQLSSKVREILLDLPVRDRSLLKAVFLDERDREEICREFGVDREYLRVLLHRAKQDFKVEYLKRMNLGTTTH encoded by the coding sequence TTGGAATTTCGTTCATTCGATGCAGGCTACATCGAAAATTTGCGTGCCGGGGACCTGGCTACCCAGGAGCATTTCGTGGGTTATTTCACGGAACTGCTCCACTTGAAACTTCGCTCGCGGCTTCAGTCCCCCCAGGCCATTGAAGACGTGCGCCAGGAGACCTTTGCCAGGGTTTTTTCCACGCTGCGCAGAGAGAATGCCCTGCGCCAGCCGGACCGTTTTGGGGCCTTTGTGAATACGGTCTGCAATAACGTCCTCTTGGAGCACTATCGGTCCTCCAGCCGAAGTCAGTCGCTCGACGAAGAAGGCAGCCCGGAACCCCAGGCAACCGGCGCCGACGTCGTGAGCATGATCGCTTCCACCCAGTTGAGCTCCAAGGTACGCGAGATATTGCTGGATTTGCCCGTGCGAGATCGCTCCCTGTTGAAGGCGGTGTTCCTCGATGAGCGTGACCGGGAAGAAATATGCCGCGAGTTTGGCGTCGATCGAGAGTATCTCCGCGTACTTCTACACCGCGCAAAGCAGGATTTTAAGGTTGAATATCTGAAACGAATGAATTTGGGTACGACCACCCATTAA